A segment of the Acidimicrobiia bacterium genome:
GACGGAACCCCGTTGATCTTGCCCGGCGTACGAGATCGCGGTCTTGGCCGCCAGGTCGAAGATCGATCCCTTGCCGTCTGCATCTGCTCGGGCTTTGGCAGTGTTGAAGACCTTCTCGAAGACACGGGGCACCGAGAACACCCAGCGCGGCTTGAAGATGGCGAGTTCCTCAACGAGCTGCGGCACACCGGTCGAATACCCGATCGTGACACCAGTGGTCACGCATCCAAACTGGACGACCTGGGCAAAGCTGTGGGCGAGCGGCAGGAACATCAAGGTCGAGTTGCCCTCGGTGAAGAGATCGTGCAGCTCCTGCATCACCTGGCGGCCGCCCCAGATGAAGTTGTAATGAGTGAGCATGCAGCCCTTCGGTTTCCCGGTAGTACCGGAGGTGTAGATGAGAAGTGCCAGATCGTCGTGCGACACCGAAGCTATGCGTGCGGCGACCTCGCGAACAGCATCATCAGTGGCGGAGTCGGCGAGATCGACGAGGCCGCCGGAGTCGATCACGAACACGGCTTTCAGCCCGTCTGCGGCGCCGTCGACGACGGCTTTGAGCTCATCGTTTTCGCAGAACACCATCATGGCCCCGCTGTCGCTCAAGATCCACTCGACCTGTTCCGGTGATGATGTTTCATAAATCGTCACGGGAACCCCGCCGGCCAACCACACGGCATACTGAGCCAGGGTGAACTCCATCCGGGTACCCGAGTAGATGGCAACCCGATCGCCCTTGTCGAGACCGCCGGCGATCAATCCGGCGGCCATCGCCTCCACCCTCTCGAGCATCTCCCTGGTCGAAACGTTCACGAAGCGGTTCCCGTCCCGATAGGCGAGAGCAGGAGCGTCCGGATGAGACTCGGCCCGGCTGATGAAGGCGGAGACAGCGTTGTCGTCGAACGCAACCGGCGTCTCACCGGGGCTCGTGTACTTCTTCATGACCGTCCTCCCTCGGACCGTGATCGGCAGCGCGGCGCACACCGCGCTCTCGATGCTAGCCAGCGGGAATGGGCCAAACTCAGGCCACCGCGGATGCGACGCGCAGTGCTTCGATGTCGGCCGGAGAAAGCCCGAGCTCGGCCAGTATCTCGTCCGTTTGTGCACCCGGTGGGGACTTCTCGCCTGCGAGCGCACCCGGCGTCCGGGAGAATCGTGGAGCAGGCCCCGGCATCAGACCTTCACCGGTGGTGACGAACAGCCCGCGCGCAACGTTGTGCGGGTGGTGAGGAGCCTCCTCCCAGGACAACACCGGGCTCACACACGCGTCGGTGCCTCCAAACACTGCTTCCCACTCGGCGCGGGTCTTCTTGGCAAACACCAGGGCGAATCGTTCACGTAGGACTGACCATCCCGACCGATCCATCTGCGCCGGCAAGTCGGCTTCGCCCAGGCCGAGCCCGTCCAGCAACTCGGCGTAGAACCGGGGTTCGAGAGCCCCGACCGCCATGTACCCACCGTCCGCCGTCGCATAGGTCGCGTAGAAGGGCGCGCCGCCGTCGAGGAGATTGGCCCCTCGCTCATCCTCCCAGAGCCCAGAAGCTCGCATCTCGTGAAACATCGTCGTCAGCAAGGCGGAGCCGTCGACCATCGACGCATCGACTATCTGCCCGATCCCGGAAACCCGCGCCTCGTGGACTGCGGCCAGCAAACCGACCACCAGAAACATCGCTCCGCCACCGAAATCACCCACCAGGTTGAGGGGAGGCGGAGGTGGACGATCCCCCGAGCCGATCGGCCACAACGCGCCCGATATCGCCAGATAGTCGATGTCGTGCCCGGCCGTGTGGGCAAGTGGACCCTCCTGACCCCAGCCCGTCATCCTCCCGTAGACCAGTCGGGCATTCCGGGCCAGGCACTCTTCCGGGCCTATACCAAGCCTTTCGGCGACACCGGGCCGGAAACCCTCTATCACGACGTCCGCCCTTTCCACCAACCGCATAGCCAGGCCCAATCCGTCGGGATGCTTGAGATCGACGGAGATGCGACGCCGGCCTCTCGCCATGAAACCGGGAATCCAACTCGAGCCGGCCGCGGTTCGATCAACCTGTATTACCTCTGCGCCCATGTCCGCCAGCAGCATCGCCGCGAACGGTGCCGGACCGATCCCGGCGAACTCGACCACGGTGAGGCCGGCCAAAGGTCCCATGTTCAGGAAACCGCACCCGGCTCATCAACGAAGGGATGCAGCTCCAGGTAACCGGAAATCACCGCCTGGATGATGGCGGCCGTCGGAAGGGCGATCACGGCTCCGAGCGCACCGAGCACACCGATGCCGGCAATGGCCGATCCGAACGCCACGGCAGGATGAAGCGACATCGTGCGGGCGGTGATACGCGGCGCAAGTAGATAGTTCTCAATCTGCTGATAGGCGATCAGCACCACCAGCACCCAGAGCGCCTTGACGGGAGACTCGAAGAACGCCGCCAGAACCGGAAGCACAGCGGCTATGTAGGTGCCAACAGCCGGAACGAACTGGGACACGACACCCACCCAGATGGCCAGGGCCAGGGCATTCGGGATGCCGAGTATGCGCAGCGCTATCCATGCAATGAGGGCCGACGCAGCTGCGAGTAGCAGCCGCGAATAGACGTATCCACCGGTCTTCTCGACCGCGATCTCCCATATGCGGAGCATTTCCCGTTGACGGTCGGGGCGGAAGACTCGCAGGACCACCCGCCTGAACTTCGGGCCTTCGGCCACCATGTAGAAAGCGAACAGTGCGACGGTCAGGCCCGTGATTACCGCTCCCAGCAGAGCCGAACCGAAGCCGAGAAGGCCGGATGCCACGTCTGATCCGTAGTCGGAGAGAAGCGCTGCGAAATCAGGGGAACCTCCCTCGAACATCGACTCGGCGATGGTGATATCGAGCCATTCGTCGAGTGCCGAAGTCACCTCGTCGACATAGTCCGGAAGATCCTCGGCGAAGGCGGTGCCTTGATCGACGATGGCCGGAACCATGATGGCGACAAAGGCGACGAAGAGTACGCCGGTGACGATGAACACGATGCCCGTTGCCACTCCGCGACTCCAGCCGCGCCCTGCGAGGTACTTGACGGCGGGTTCGAGGGCAAACGATACGAAGACCGCCATGAGCAAGGCCAGGAACAGCCCGGTCACCCTGGAGAGAAGCCACAGAACCCCTGCCGTCAAGAGGACTGCGGAAATGGCGTACCAGACACCCCGGCGGAACCACCGGGGAACGTTCACGAGTTCGGAATCCGTCATGCACCGCGCAGGATACGGCCTCCGATGCGCCGAAGCGCGGATTCACTTTCCGGGAATGCTGCGTCTGGTGCGGCCGACGGAGAACCAGAAACCGGTCCGTGGAACCTGTTCGGCGGGCCTGGACGCACACGGGTTGCCGGTCCGCGGCCTCTACCCCGGAGGCATCCTGGATCGCGATTCGAAATCGGAGTAGCTTCCTCCAATGCCGCCGGGAGGAGCTGATTTTGGGTAGCAAACCCAGCAAACCGAGCAAGGAATATCGCGCCCGCATCTGGGTCAAGCTCAGCGACGACTTTCTTCCGCATCCTTTGCTGTCGAAGGCCGAGCTCGAAGCCCGTCTCACCGAGGCTCTGGGAGCCGGAACCGACGACTCCCCCATCGCGTCCGTTCAGGTCGACGACCCGAGGTGATGGAGGCGCCTTGCGGACCGGCTAGCGCGGACCCATCCGCGCTCCTGCATCCAGCCTGATCACTTCACCGTTGATCATCGGGTTCTCGAAGACGGCGATGGCCAGATGCGCGAAGTCGTCTGCTGTGCCCAGTCGTCGGGGGAATACGTGCACCTGGGCCAGCGAATCCTTCAGCTCCTGAGGAGCACCGGCCAGCATGGGCGTATCCATGATCCCGGGAGCAATCGTGTTCACGCGGATACCGGTGCCGGCCAGATCACGGGCCAGCGGCAATGTGAGGCCGACGATTCCGCCCTTCGAGGCAGAGTAGGCCGCCTGGCCGACCTGGCCTTCGTAGGCTGCTATCGAGGCCACGTTGATGATGGCGCCGCGTTCTCCGCCCTCGTTCGGTTCATTCCGGCTCATGACGCCGGCGACCCGACGAAGCACATCAAACATTCCGATCAGGTTGACCTCGATGGTGAATCTGAAACGATCGAGCGGAAACAGTTCACCTTCCCTGGTGACTACCCGGTGGGCAGTCACGACTCCGGCCGCGCTGACGAGGAGATCGATCTTGCCGTGGGCCGCCTCGGCCCCGGCTACGGCCCCGGCGACTTGTTCGGTATCGCGCACATCTGCGGGCACAAAGACGGCCCCCGCTCCCATGCTCTCGGCAACTGCCGCGCCGTCCGACGTCGGCAGGTCGAGAATGGCGACCTTGCCGCCTCGCGCCGCCAGCGCTTCAGCCGCACCCCGGCCCAATCCCGATGCTCCACCTGTGACCAATGCAACAGAACCCTCGATACGCACAATCCGCCTCCCTGTACTCGTGGATTTGACGCTACCAGCCGCAGGATCTGCTGAGATAGTCGTCGTATGACAGCCATCGGAATGTTCGATTCCGGGGTGGGCGGGCTCTCGGTACTCCGGGAGACACGCCGGCTTCTCCCCGACAGCCGCATCGTCTATGTGGCCGATCAAGCCTATGGACCCTACGGCGACAGAACCCTGGATGACGTCCGGCAGCGCGCCGATCTCATCACCGAGAGGTTGACGAACGAAGGGGCCGGGATGATCGTGATCGCCTGCCACACGGCATCGGCGGCGGCACTCCACTACCTGCGCGAGCGCCGTCAGCCGCTGCCGGTTGTGGGCATCGAACCGGCCGTCAAACCAGCCGCCGAACGTACGGCTACCCGCACGGTCGGCGTGCTGGCCACTACTGCCACCTTTCAGGGCGAACTGTTCGCGAGCGTCGTGTCCCGGTTTGCGGCCGGAACGAAGGTCATCGCCAGGCCGTGTCCGGGACTCGCCGACCTCGTCGAAACGGGAGCCGAGCGGTCGAAGATCGAACGCGCCGTGCGGGAGCACCTGGAGCCCTTCCGGGGACGCAACGTCGATCAGATCGTTCTCGGGTGCACCCACTACTCGTTCCTGGGCGATCTCATCGCCGAATTGTCGGGGGTCCAGGTGGTGGATCCCGCTCCGGCGGTGGCGGCGCAGGTGGAACGGGTGGCGAGGCAAAACGGTCTAGACCGGGGCGGATCAGCGGCGCTCCGGTTACTGACAACCGGGGACCCGTACTCGTTCCGAGAGCGCGTCACCGCCCTCATCGGTCCAACCGGTGAAGTGGCGGGGATCGACGTCTAGCCGGACTCTTGCTGAGAGCGAAGGTAGTCGGCGACCCGCTCGATCTGGGCTTCAGACAGGTTGAACCCGAAGCCGGGCATCCGCCCCAGGCCGACCGAGATCGTCTGCACAAGGTACGCATCCGGCTGGTCGACGAGATCGCTCCCTGCCCCCAGAGCCGGACCGATTCCTCCGGACAGGTCACCTCCGTGACAGCGACTACAGAGTGTCGAGTAGATCTCAGCTCCGGAGGCGTCCTCTGCCAGGTTCGAAGAGCAACCGGCTGTGATCGTCGCCACCAGGAGAATCGCTGTGATCGTCTTTCTCACACCATCAACCTTCCGCCAGCATCACGCCGGCCTCGACCAGTAAGGATACGACAACACCTGCGACCAGCACCCCGACCGCAATCAGGGCCAAAGCTCGCCGCCGCTCTACTCCGAATACGAACGCAGCCAGAGAACCGGACCAAGCACCCGTGACGGGGAGAGGAATGGCCACGAAGGCGACCAGAGCCAGATCGCGGAGGCGATCAAACCTGGCAGTGTGGCGTTTGCGGGTGTGCGAGAACAACCTCTCGAGAAACCGGTGCAACCACGACCAGTGGGCTTCCGCCCATGAGGTAACGGGCCCCAGGAGCCACAGGATGAACGGAACCGGCAGCAGATTACCGAGCACCGACCAGAAGAGAGCCGGCAGCAGACTCCATTCGAGCACTCCCCTGGCGAAGGGAATGGCCAGTCGCAGTTCGGTGATCGGCAACGCAGCCAGGAGCATTACCGCGACCGGTTCCGGTATCGGAAGACTCTCGACCCACTGTTGTATCTCTTCACGCACGGCCGATGAGTATGGCACGTCTCGGAGGTCGGGCCGGCGGCGAAGGATATCGATTGACGGCCAATTCGCCGGGGCGTAGGATCACCGAGGGAACCCGGCCCGGCCGGTTTCCTGCCACGCAACCCTCATTACCCGGGGTCGTGAGGACGGGTTATCCCTGGCGCCGTGCTCAACACTACGACCCCAACGGAGGCTCCGGTCAACCCCCCTTGCCGGAGCCTCCGCCATAGGAAACCGCCCGCACTCGCATTTCCCGGAAAACCTCAGCGTGAAATGGCGGTCGCTCTCTCGGCCGACCATTGGTTCGGTCTCTTGGCAAGCTCGGGATTCTCCCCCCACTTCGGCCGCCCAAAGAGAATCGCAGCAGCAATCTCTTCTGCAGGCACGAAATAGCTGCCGGCTCTGATCTCCTGAGCGAGTTCATCGAGCCGGCGCTGCCACCAACTGAGGCTTACGTCTTCCGCCATTACAGAAACCCATCGGCACGGGGAGTGTCCATATTGACAGAAATCTCACTAAAAGCGGTATTTCTCCGTGATTTGTGCCAGAACGGCCCGGGCAATGTCTTCAGGAGTGACGAAATACTCGCCTGCGTCGATCCGCGCCTTGAGGTAGCGGACGTACTCCGCACGGCCTTCGGGCGAGGTCATCGGACTGAGCCGCGGCGTCTCCTCTTCGGTTGGATCGGCCATCGCAGGAAAATAGCAGCCGCCGGGCCCCGCCTCACACCGAGAACCGAACCAGAACCACGTCACCCTCGGACATCGTGTACGCCTTGCCTTCGACCTTCACGATCCCGGATGCTTTCGCGGCATCCCAGCCCCCTGCCTCGATCACGTCGTCGATAGGCGCGATCTCGGCACGAATGAAGCCGCGTTCGAGATCCGAATGGATCTTCCCGGCCGCCTCCGGAGCCTTGGCGCCCACCCGAACGGTCCAGGCATGAGCTTCCTTGGGCCCGAGTGTGTAGAACGACTGAACACCGAGGGCCGAGTAGGAGGCCCGGACCATGCGGCTCAACGCACCTTCCCCCAGCCCCAGTCCTTCGAATAGCTCGGCTCTGTCTTCGGGGTCGAGTTGGGCGGCTTCCTCCTCGAGTAGCGCGGACACCACGACAACGATGTCACCTTCCGGCACGACCTCCTCAACCGCATTGGCCAACGAGACCGCATCTGCATCCTCTGCCGCGTTGATCACCCAGACTGCCGGCTTCATCGTGAGCGGAGCCAGGTCACGGAAGGCCCTGATCGCATCCGGCTCCCATTTGTGCTGCCGGAGAGCCTCACCGGCCTCCAGCACCGCCGTGGCCGACGCGATCGAGTCGGCCGCCCCGCGTTTGGAGGGATCCGCGGTTGCCTCCTTGGCGATCTTGGCCTTGCGGCGGTCAAACACATCGAAGTCGGCAAGGGCCAGCTCGAGGAGCAGTTCTTGGGCCTGTGCGACGGGGTCGACGCCGGATTCCTCATCCGGTACCCCGGGATCCTCAAAGGCTCTCAGCACGACTGCGAGCGCCTCTACATCGCGGAGCCGGCCGAGGAACTGACCGGCAAGGCCGCCCCCGTGACCCGGTTTGGCCAGAGCAGGAACGTCCAGAAGCTCCAGCTGCGCGTGCACGATCTTGGCAGAGCTCTCGACGGCGGCCGCCCGTTCCAACTTCTCGTCCGGAACCGCCGCCACTCCCACATTCGGCTCGGTTGTTGAGAACGGATGCGGGGCGGTCGGGGCCCTCAAGCCGGTCAACGCGTTGAACAGGGTGGTTTTGCCGACGTTTGGGAAACCGAGGATGCCGATCTTTGCCACGGCGGGCGAGTGTAGCCGGGGCGGGCACGGATCAAGTCGAAGGCGTATCGTGGGGAACTCGAAAGGATGCTCAATGAATATGGCCGTAATCGGAGCGGGTTCTTGGGGTACAACGGTGGCGGCGCTCGCAGCTCGCAGACAGCCGGTCACATTGTGGGCACGACGACCTGAACTCGCCGACGCGATCAACCATGGGGAGAACCCGGACTATCTCGCCGGGTTCCGCCTCCCCTACGGCCTGCGCGCCTCGACCGACCTCGAACATGCCGTGTCGGCGGTTGAGGTCATCGTCATGGCGGTACCTTCGCACGGCTATCGGGCGGTCATGAGCGATCTGGCTTCGTTCGTCGACGACGACACGCCGATACTGAGCCTCACCAAGGGAATCGAGCAAGAGTCCCTGAAACGAATGAGCGAGGTGACGTTGGAGGTGCTCCCGACGCACGATCCGGCCAGAGTCGGCGTGCTGACGGGACCCAATCTCGCCAACGAGATCATGCAGGGCCAGCCTGCCGCCACCGTCATCGCCATGGAGGATCTAGAGGTCGCCGGCCTGCTACAGCAGGCGTTCATGGATCCGACCTTTCGGGTCTATACGAATAGAGACGTGGTCGGATGCGAGACGGCGGGCGCACTCAAGAATGTGATGGCGATCGCGGCAGGCATGGCGCGCGGGCTCGGACTCGGTGACAACACCCTGGCCGCCCTCATCACTCGCGCCATCGCCGAGCTCACCCGTCTCGGCGAGACACTCGGCGGTGAGCCGGCCACGTTCGCCGGCCTGGCAGGAGTAGGCGACCTGATCGCCACCTGCATGAGTTCCCAGAGCAGAAATCATCGGGTGGGTGTTGAGCTTGCCAGAGGTCGCTCGCTGGATCAGATCATCGAGGACATGCGGATGGTCGCCGAAGGGGTCAAGACGACCAGAGCCGTGCTCGATCTCGGAGCGAAGGTGGGAGTCGAAACGCCCATCGCCGAACAGGTCGGCCGGGTCCTGTACGACGGGGTACATCCACGCGAAGCAGTGCTGGCGCTCATGACCCGGCAGGCAAAACGCGAGGTCTGACCCTCAAGCCATTGCGGCTGCCGCACGCAAATCGCGATAGAGCAGTCGGGGATCGCCCAATCTCCTCCGCAGCTCTCGTTCGAGGCCGGCAATCGGATATAGATTCTGAGGTGCTCTGGGGTCCTTGTGACCGTGGGATGCAAAGCGCGGCAGGGAGGAGCTGACCAGGTCGGCCAGTGCGGCTGCCGCGGCCGGAGATTGGTCGGCCGAGGTCTCGAGCCGCACAACGGACGCCAGAGGATGCCCTGCGGGTCCTGGTAGACGGAGATACCACATGAAGCGCGACCACGAGGTGGTCGACAAGAAGATGGGAGTCCGCTGCCCGGCGTCCAGCGATCCGAGGATGGGGCGCACGGCCGGCGGCAGGTAGTGGACATGATGGGTCTTGATGTACCCAACGGACGACGGAACGTGCCGTCCCGCTCGCAGTGGACCATCCGCCACGACCAGGTCGGCCCCCTCGTGTTTGGTGACCACGGCGTTCTCGAGTTCACCCATCCGTTGCTGCAATGCCAGCCAGAGGGCCTCGGGAGTCTCCCCCGCCGCGGAGCGGGCCGCATAGGTCGTGTGCACCGTCGCAATGTCCTCCGCCCGTCCGGCCGAACTGAATAGCCCTCGCTCGACGACCGCTTCCACGACCTCGGCGCTCCCGTCCGCTCTGACGGCTCCGGCTGCGTACGACGCACATATGCCGAGCGTCGCCGTCCCTTCGGGTTCGGCGATCCAGACGTTGGCATCGATCCGCCGAACGCCGTCGACGAAGAGCACCGATTCGGCCGCTCTCCCGGATGGTTGGATCGGCGCCCAGTCGGCTGCCGGTACCTCGACATCGAGGGAGGGAGGGGCGGTCGTCTCGTCCATATCCGCGCTGACAGCCACCCCGTAGTCCGGCGCCCACGGCTCGATCGAGAAGTTCATCCGTCCGTCCTTTCGACCGTGGCTCCGGCCGGGCCCTTGCGAACCTCGAATCTGACCGGCACCTGTTCGGCGAGGTCTTTCACGTGAGTGATCAATCCGATTGTGCGACCGTCGGACCCGAGTTCATGGATCACTGCGGCGACGACGTCGAGAGACTCCGAGTCCAGGGATCCGAATCCTTCGTCGAGGAACATCGACTCGAGCCGGGCCACCCCATGCACCGACATCGAAGCCAGTTGCTCTGCGAGTGCCAGGGCCAGCGCCAGCGAGACGAGGAAGGTCTCACCGCCCGACAGAGTCTTGACCGAGCGTCGCTCATCGGCGTTGCGATGGTCGATGATGCGAAAGTCGCGTTTCTCGAGTTCGAGCGAGAACGCACCACCGGATAGATCGTCGAGGCGTTGATTCGCACCATCGACGAGAGCTTCGAGCGCTTCGGCCATCAGCCAGCCCTCGAATCCGCCGGCGGCCAGGTGCTGGGCCAGCGTCTTCGCAACCACAGACTGCTCCTGATGGCGATCTCGTTCCCCGGCGAGTTTGCCTGCCTTGGATCTTGCTTGAGCTATCCGCTCGACCTCCTGTGCAGCAACGGCCACCGCTTCGACACAGACGTCGCGGAGTCTCTGACCCCTTTGACCGTCGAAGTCCAGGTCCAGTCCCCGCAACTTCTCGATCACCAGTCGCTCCTGTTGATCGATCCTGTCTCTGGCTTCGATCGCCACCCGCTCGAGATCCTTCGCCGACTGCACACGGGATCGAGCCGTCTCGGCCGCCCATTCGACCAGGGTGGTCCAATCCTCTTCGAGATGCTTCCGTTCGGCGACGGGAGGCACAAGGGCCGCCAGGCTGTCGCGCGTGATATCGAAATCCCGCCGTGCCGTTTCGATCGTCTGACCAACTCCCCGCTCCTGAGCCCGGGCCGATTCGACGCTCCTGCGAGCCTCCTGCTCCACCTCGATGGCGCTCCGAAGGCGCAAGTCCAGATCCCGCCGAGCCGCCATCAGGCGTTCACTGTCGGACGCCTCCGGCCGACCGGCCAGAGATTCGCGGAGCTCGGCGACCCGCCGCTGCGCCTCCACACGGCGCGATGCGGCCGAAGCCAGCTTCTCCCCGCTCTCCACAGCTGCTGCTGCCGCAGCCGTACTCCGCTCGCGGAGCTGCTGCACGAGAGCTTCCGCCTCGGTCAACTCGTCTGGAGTTGACTCGTCGTCTGGAAGCTCGTCAACGGTCCGGCGGCACACCGGACACGGCGCGCCCACTTCGAGATGCTCAGCCAGGCTGTGAGCCGCGTGCCTGCGGCGCACCTCCTCGAGTCGGTCGAGCGCCGTGGCGAGCGCGGCATCGGAAGCGCCGGAAGCAGCTTTCGCCTGCTCGGCGGCGACACCGGCGGCCTTCTCCTGCTCGGAAGCGGCGGCCTCGGCCTCGATTTCTCCGGCGAGCCGGGCGTGCAGATCGAGGACTCGTGCGAGCACGGCGAGGTCCGGGATCTCCCCCGACTCCTTCTCCAACTCGATGCGCCGTCTTTCGGCGTCCACCGCGCCGGCTTGCGCGGCCTTCAACTGTGCGGCCGCTTGCTCCACGATTTTCGTGAGGTCGGCGAGGTCGGACGGCATTTCGATCGCCCGGAGCAGAGCCGCTTCACGCCGGAATCGCTCTGCATCCCGGGTCGCATCTGCAGCTGCGGTTCGTGCCTCCTCGAGGGTCGGCTCGGCGGCATCGATCTCCTCACGGACGGCAGCCAGGCCGTCCCGCCTCGATTCCGCCGTTCTCATTGCTTCCTCGGAGGCGAACCCGAGATCCTCCAACTGAACGGACAAGAGATCGATCGTGGTATCGGCCACCTTCTGACGATCGAGAGCGAGCTTCCTGACGATCTGGATACGGCCGAGATCGAGCAGCTCGCGCAGGAGTTCCTGTTTCTTCGCCGGGGTGTCTTGCAGAAATGCGGCGAACTCCCCCTGCGGGAGCACAACACATTTCGTGAAATGATCGAAGCCGAGTCCGACCAGCGCCTCGACCGCGTGCGTGACCTCGTCGGCGCCCATCACCGATTCAGGGCCGCCTTCCAGACGGGCTTCGGCGGTGGTCGCTCCGGTCTTCGTGCGCCTCACGACGCGCGCGGCCACATAATCGATTTCGCCGACGGAGAAATCGAAGCGCACCCTCGCCTCGGTCTTCCCGAGTGAGATGATGGGCTCCACCGCCGATTTCCCGAGCCGCGGCACCACCCCGTAGAGGGCGAACAGCAACGCGTCGACCAGGCTCGACTTCCCGCTGCCGGTCGGGCCGACAAATGCAAAGAGATCTGCACCGTCGAAATCGACGACGGTCTTGGTCCTGAAGGCGGTGAACCCCTCGACCTCGAGGCGTCTAGGCCTCATAGGTCTCCTCCAGCAGAGCGTCGAACAACGCCCCGAGCCTGCCGTCGTCGAGGTTCCTGTACTCGAGATACTCCCGGAAGAGTTCGGGAGCAGCCCTGCCCAGACGGGGCGCAACCCTGGGACGAGAACGACCCTCGGCCTGCGCCGCCAGAACCACGTCGACCGCGAACGGGAACAGGTCCCGTACTTCATCGGCCAGTCCCGCTCTGGCCGGTTCATCGAGTTCTATCTTCAGATACGCATCATCGGTAGTTCCGGCGAGAGACTCGATCTGCTCGAGGGTCCCGCGCAGCCGGATGAGCCGGCGCCCGGCCGCCAGCGGGACTTCCCGCACGGTGGCGGGTAGTCCCGGCTCGGCTTCCACGACCAGGACGCCTTTGGTGTCATCGACCTCGCCGAAGTCGAGCTGCATCGGTGATCCCGAATACCAGACAGGCGCTGCAGCAGGCACCTTCTGAAGCCTGTGAAGGTGCCCGAGAGCCACGTACGACAGCGAACCGGGAAACATCTGGGCGGCGATGGCGTAGGGGAAGACGTGGGCCGTCCGTTCGCCTCCGCCCATGACTCCGCCGTGCACGGTGAGGTGGGAACAGAAGATGTTGACCTGATCGGTGTGCATTTCATCTGTGAGCTTGGCGATGATTGCGCCGAGGCGCCCGGCGTACTTGCCGTCGTGCTGGTCGGGATCGAGCGCCATGAGGTCGTCGACATTGACGATGGCTCGCTGGCTGAGGAAAGGGAGAAGCGCCACCCGCGCGTCGAGATCCGGGAAACGGACGATCCCACCCTCGTCTGCCCGTTTCGGGAGCGCGACGACGGTCACCCTTCCCAGCTCGAGAAGAGGGGCGACGGCTTCGAGCCGTCTCGGATGGTCGTGGTTTCCGGCGACGACCACCACCGGAGCCACCTTGGCCAGATTCAGCAACGCCTCGTAGACGATCCGTTCCGATTCGGCGCTGGGAGCCGATACGTCGAACAGGTCCCCTGCCACCAGGACCAGGTCCACCGCCTCGTCTGCCGCCACTTCGGCGATGCCCGCCAGCACGGCCTTGTGCTCATCGGCACGGCTTCGCCCTCTTATCGTTCGACCGACATGCCA
Coding sequences within it:
- a CDS encoding long-chain fatty acid--CoA ligase; translation: MKKYTSPGETPVAFDDNAVSAFISRAESHPDAPALAYRDGNRFVNVSTREMLERVEAMAAGLIAGGLDKGDRVAIYSGTRMEFTLAQYAVWLAGGVPVTIYETSSPEQVEWILSDSGAMMVFCENDELKAVVDGAADGLKAVFVIDSGGLVDLADSATDDAVREVAARIASVSHDDLALLIYTSGTTGKPKGCMLTHYNFIWGGRQVMQELHDLFTEGNSTLMFLPLAHSFAQVVQFGCVTTGVTIGYSTGVPQLVEELAIFKPRWVFSVPRVFEKVFNTAKARADADGKGSIFDLAAKTAISYAGQDQRGSVKLGTRLAHGLFNRLVYGKLRGIFGGRLEYAISGGAALGDRLGFFYKGLGITVLEGYGLTETTAATFFNRPDDIRIGTVGRPVSGGSVAIAEDGEVLIKGGCVFRGYWKNERATAEVFDEDGWFHSGDIGEIDKDGYLRITGRKKELIVTAGGKNVAPAVLEDRMRAHALISQCMVVGDAQPFISALVTIDPDVYPAWAAEHGKPLDLIDALDDEDLRGEIQKAVDDANKAVSKAESVRTFRILPQDFTIEGGELTPTLKVKRGVVSDKYADVIEAIYTK
- a CDS encoding CaiB/BaiF CoA-transferase family protein; translation: MGPLAGLTVVEFAGIGPAPFAAMLLADMGAEVIQVDRTAAGSSWIPGFMARGRRRISVDLKHPDGLGLAMRLVERADVVIEGFRPGVAERLGIGPEECLARNARLVYGRMTGWGQEGPLAHTAGHDIDYLAISGALWPIGSGDRPPPPPLNLVGDFGGGAMFLVVGLLAAVHEARVSGIGQIVDASMVDGSALLTTMFHEMRASGLWEDERGANLLDGGAPFYATYATADGGYMAVGALEPRFYAELLDGLGLGEADLPAQMDRSGWSVLRERFALVFAKKTRAEWEAVFGGTDACVSPVLSWEEAPHHPHNVARGLFVTTGEGLMPGPAPRFSRTPGALAGEKSPPGAQTDEILAELGLSPADIEALRVASAVA
- a CDS encoding AI-2E family transporter, yielding MTDSELVNVPRWFRRGVWYAISAVLLTAGVLWLLSRVTGLFLALLMAVFVSFALEPAVKYLAGRGWSRGVATGIVFIVTGVLFVAFVAIMVPAIVDQGTAFAEDLPDYVDEVTSALDEWLDITIAESMFEGGSPDFAALLSDYGSDVASGLLGFGSALLGAVITGLTVALFAFYMVAEGPKFRRVVLRVFRPDRQREMLRIWEIAVEKTGGYVYSRLLLAAASALIAWIALRILGIPNALALAIWVGVVSQFVPAVGTYIAAVLPVLAAFFESPVKALWVLVVLIAYQQIENYLLAPRITARTMSLHPAVAFGSAIAGIGVLGALGAVIALPTAAIIQAVISGYLELHPFVDEPGAVS
- a CDS encoding SDR family NAD(P)-dependent oxidoreductase, translated to MRIEGSVALVTGGASGLGRGAAEALAARGGKVAILDLPTSDGAAVAESMGAGAVFVPADVRDTEQVAGAVAGAEAAHGKIDLLVSAAGVVTAHRVVTREGELFPLDRFRFTIEVNLIGMFDVLRRVAGVMSRNEPNEGGERGAIINVASIAAYEGQVGQAAYSASKGGIVGLTLPLARDLAGTGIRVNTIAPGIMDTPMLAGAPQELKDSLAQVHVFPRRLGTADDFAHLAIAVFENPMINGEVIRLDAGARMGPR
- the murI gene encoding glutamate racemase, encoding MTAIGMFDSGVGGLSVLRETRRLLPDSRIVYVADQAYGPYGDRTLDDVRQRADLITERLTNEGAGMIVIACHTASAAALHYLRERRQPLPVVGIEPAVKPAAERTATRTVGVLATTATFQGELFASVVSRFAAGTKVIARPCPGLADLVETGAERSKIERAVREHLEPFRGRNVDQIVLGCTHYSFLGDLIAELSGVQVVDPAPAVAAQVERVARQNGLDRGGSAALRLLTTGDPYSFRERVTALIGPTGEVAGIDV
- a CDS encoding cytochrome c; this translates as MRKTITAILLVATITAGCSSNLAEDASGAEIYSTLCSRCHGGDLSGGIGPALGAGSDLVDQPDAYLVQTISVGLGRMPGFGFNLSEAQIERVADYLRSQQESG
- a CDS encoding small multi-drug export protein, translating into MREEIQQWVESLPIPEPVAVMLLAALPITELRLAIPFARGVLEWSLLPALFWSVLGNLLPVPFILWLLGPVTSWAEAHWSWLHRFLERLFSHTRKRHTARFDRLRDLALVAFVAIPLPVTGAWSGSLAAFVFGVERRRALALIAVGVLVAGVVVSLLVEAGVMLAEG
- a CDS encoding flagellar biosynthesis anti-sigma factor FlgM — protein: MAEDVSLSWWQRRLDELAQEIRAGSYFVPAEEIAAAILFGRPKWGENPELAKRPNQWSAERATAISR
- a CDS encoding flagellar biosynthesis anti-sigma factor FlgM, with amino-acid sequence MADPTEEETPRLSPMTSPEGRAEYVRYLKARIDAGEYFVTPEDIARAVLAQITEKYRF